In one window of Nocardiopsis aegyptia DNA:
- a CDS encoding ketopantoate reductase family protein, which produces MRILVVGAGAVGGYFGARLVQAGRDVDFLVRPPRARLLAGQGLRLTTQDGDTETVPVSPVTADRLAPDYDLVIVAVKSYGLDEALKDLAPAVGPRTVVVPFLNGMRHLDTLVERFGADRVYGGVSLVQTRLDEEGGIVQVGPLAELAYGPLSEHPVLPPDEVHAALDCGGYTARASEHIRRRMWDKWVFLASLGACNCLMRAPVGRINSVPGGREFTAGMVAEAVAVATASGFAPSEAMLERTRTLASDTTATTTTSMYWDLTQGNAVEADHIIGDLVARGRELGVPTPLFSLAYTHLCAYSAGR; this is translated from the coding sequence ATGCGGATCCTTGTCGTGGGTGCGGGCGCGGTCGGCGGGTACTTCGGCGCCCGCCTGGTGCAGGCGGGGCGGGACGTGGACTTCCTCGTCCGTCCCCCGCGGGCCCGGCTGCTGGCCGGGCAGGGCCTGCGGCTGACCACACAGGACGGGGACACCGAGACCGTGCCCGTCTCCCCCGTCACCGCGGACCGGCTCGCTCCCGACTACGACCTGGTCATCGTGGCCGTGAAGTCCTACGGCCTGGACGAGGCGCTCAAGGACCTCGCTCCCGCGGTGGGCCCGCGCACGGTGGTGGTGCCCTTCCTCAACGGCATGCGCCACCTGGACACCCTCGTCGAGCGGTTCGGCGCCGACCGCGTGTACGGCGGTGTGAGCCTGGTCCAGACCCGCCTGGACGAGGAGGGCGGCATCGTCCAGGTCGGTCCGCTGGCCGAACTCGCCTACGGCCCGCTGTCCGAGCATCCCGTCCTCCCGCCGGACGAGGTGCACGCCGCGCTGGACTGCGGCGGCTACACCGCGCGCGCGAGCGAGCACATCCGCCGGCGCATGTGGGACAAGTGGGTGTTCCTGGCCAGCCTGGGCGCCTGCAACTGCCTGATGCGCGCCCCCGTCGGCCGGATCAACTCCGTCCCGGGCGGGCGGGAGTTCACCGCGGGCATGGTCGCCGAGGCCGTGGCCGTGGCCACCGCCTCGGGGTTCGCGCCCAGCGAGGCGATGCTGGAGCGCACCCGGACCCTGGCCTCCGACACCACGGCCACGACCACGACCTCGATGTACTGGGACCTGACGCAGGGCAACGCCGTCGAGGCCGACCACATCATCGGCGACCTGGTCGCGCGCGGGCGCGAGCTGGGCGTGCCCACACCGCTGTTCTCCCTCGCCTACACCCACCTGTGCGCCTACTCCGCCGGGCGGTAG
- a CDS encoding GNAT family N-acetyltransferase has protein sequence MIITPYTGDRRAEALDLGVRAWAPVFARTRPAVPGFVYRSFYPDGWEARQRSDLSAILDGEPQNVDLALVDDSLAGWVCTRLHPEDRMGEVCVLAVDPRHQRRGVGTALMEHSFERVRAAGMAMVMVETGDDPGHAPARAAYEARGFERWPVARYFKDLDGP, from the coding sequence ATGATCATCACGCCCTATACCGGGGACCGGCGCGCGGAGGCGCTCGACCTCGGCGTTCGCGCGTGGGCTCCCGTCTTCGCGCGGACACGGCCCGCCGTGCCCGGCTTCGTCTACCGGTCCTTCTATCCGGACGGATGGGAGGCCCGCCAGAGGAGCGACCTGTCCGCGATCCTCGACGGCGAACCGCAGAACGTGGACCTCGCCCTGGTGGACGACTCCCTCGCGGGATGGGTCTGCACCCGCCTGCACCCCGAGGACCGCATGGGCGAGGTCTGCGTTCTCGCGGTGGATCCCCGCCACCAGCGCCGCGGTGTCGGGACCGCACTCATGGAGCACTCGTTCGAGCGGGTCCGTGCCGCGGGGATGGCCATGGTCATGGTCGAGACGGGCGACGACCCCGGCCACGCTCCGGCCCGCGCGGCCTACGAGGCCCGCGGGTTCGAGCGCTGGCCGGTCGCGCGCTACTTCAAGGACCTGGACGGTCCCTGA
- a CDS encoding FAD-binding protein, with product MSRRTLLAGAGAGVAAIGFDPLTRAWADDGSLAEGDRAPGLDGELVFDEESRAAAADDFGHAVSRYPRAVLRPGSVRDVERMIRYCRARRIPVAARGQGHSTRGQAQVEEGLVIETATLDGLRVRDDRAEVGAGVRWSQVLSAALPYGLTPPVLTDYLELSVGGTLAVGGVGGTTQHHGLQVDTVVELDVVTGEGRRLRCSPRTRADLFHAVLGGLGQCAVIVGATVRLAPAPETVRQYHLYYETVEALTADQRLVLADGRFDYLEGQAQWPAGGGSGWRFMLEGVAFHEGSAPPDDDALLAGLSDTRADAEIEDLPYLDFADRLAPSVEFLKSIGAWYDPHPWWNVFVPSSEFDALAASSLAEMTQDDVGPTGVVLMYPLRRAPLGTTLPRVPDEPVVFLYALLKTATPAPGVPDNDAMVAANRALYERVRDVGGFQYPVGSIPMDHADWRAHFGPAWDDFAAAKAAHDPAGILAPGQGIF from the coding sequence GTGAGCCGCAGGACCCTTCTGGCGGGAGCGGGCGCGGGAGTGGCCGCCATCGGATTCGACCCCCTGACCCGGGCGTGGGCCGACGACGGTTCCCTCGCGGAGGGGGACCGCGCGCCCGGCCTCGACGGGGAGCTGGTGTTCGACGAGGAGTCCCGCGCCGCAGCCGCGGACGACTTCGGCCACGCCGTCTCGCGCTACCCCCGCGCCGTGCTGCGGCCCGGATCGGTGCGCGACGTCGAGCGGATGATCCGGTACTGCCGGGCGCGCCGCATCCCGGTCGCCGCGCGCGGCCAGGGGCACTCCACCCGCGGCCAGGCCCAGGTCGAGGAGGGCCTGGTCATCGAGACGGCCACGCTCGACGGCCTCCGGGTGCGCGACGACCGGGCCGAGGTCGGGGCCGGCGTGCGGTGGAGCCAGGTGCTCTCCGCCGCCCTGCCCTACGGGCTCACCCCGCCCGTGCTCACCGACTACCTGGAACTGTCGGTGGGCGGGACCCTGGCCGTGGGCGGGGTCGGCGGCACGACCCAGCACCACGGCCTCCAGGTGGACACCGTGGTGGAACTGGACGTGGTGACGGGTGAGGGGCGGCGGCTGCGCTGCTCGCCGCGGACCCGGGCCGACCTGTTCCACGCCGTCCTGGGCGGACTGGGACAGTGCGCGGTCATCGTCGGCGCCACCGTGCGCCTGGCTCCCGCCCCGGAGACCGTGCGCCAGTACCACCTGTACTACGAGACCGTCGAGGCGCTCACCGCCGACCAGCGTCTCGTGCTGGCCGACGGCCGGTTCGACTACCTGGAGGGCCAGGCCCAGTGGCCCGCCGGCGGCGGGTCCGGTTGGCGCTTCATGCTGGAGGGGGTCGCCTTCCACGAGGGCTCCGCGCCGCCGGACGACGACGCCCTGCTGGCGGGGCTGTCCGACACCCGCGCCGACGCCGAGATCGAGGACCTGCCCTACCTCGACTTCGCCGACCGGCTCGCCCCGTCCGTGGAGTTCCTGAAGTCGATCGGCGCCTGGTACGACCCCCACCCCTGGTGGAACGTCTTCGTGCCCTCCAGCGAGTTCGACGCCCTGGCCGCCTCGTCCCTGGCGGAGATGACCCAGGACGACGTCGGACCCACCGGGGTCGTCCTGATGTACCCGCTGCGCCGCGCGCCGCTGGGCACGACGCTGCCGCGGGTGCCCGACGAGCCGGTGGTCTTCCTGTACGCCCTGCTCAAGACGGCCACGCCCGCTCCCGGTGTGCCCGACAACGACGCCATGGTCGCGGCGAATCGGGCGCTGTACGAGCGGGTCCGCGACGTCGGCGGGTTCCAGTACCCGGTGGGCAGCATCCCGATGGACCACGCCGACTGGCGGGCGCACTTCGGGCCGGCGTGGGACGACTTCGCCGCCGCCAAGGCCGCCCACGACCCCGCGGGCATCCTCGCCCCCGGACAGGGGATCTTCTGA
- a CDS encoding class I SAM-dependent DNA methyltransferase, with translation MSSDDGWAAREREQATAYDRIGEHYDEAFPHKDVQVKSTLGLIDRLPAGARVLDVGCGTGVPTARRLTDAGLSVTGVDISPVMLDIARRNVPEAEFAHVDLISLRPELLGTFDAVVSYFALLHLPRALVPHALSVLRTMIVPGGWFTLSMVEADVDDLPIPFLGHHVRVTGYFREDLRGLLTEAGFAIEEEETVSYAPSSAQADPEIQLFFTCRRTD, from the coding sequence ATGTCGTCGGACGATGGCTGGGCCGCGCGAGAACGCGAGCAGGCCACCGCCTACGACCGCATCGGCGAGCATTATGACGAAGCCTTTCCCCATAAGGACGTGCAGGTCAAGAGCACTTTGGGACTCATCGACCGGTTGCCGGCCGGTGCCCGGGTGCTCGACGTGGGCTGCGGCACGGGTGTGCCCACCGCGCGGCGGCTGACCGACGCGGGCCTGTCGGTCACCGGCGTGGACATCTCCCCGGTCATGCTCGACATCGCCCGCCGCAACGTGCCGGAGGCGGAGTTCGCCCATGTGGACCTGATCAGCCTGCGCCCCGAACTGCTCGGCACCTTCGACGCCGTGGTGTCCTATTTCGCCCTGTTGCACCTACCCCGCGCGCTCGTCCCGCACGCCCTTTCGGTGCTGCGGACGATGATCGTGCCCGGCGGCTGGTTCACCCTCTCCATGGTGGAGGCCGACGTCGACGACCTCCCCATTCCCTTCCTCGGCCACCACGTGCGGGTGACCGGTTACTTCCGTGAGGACCTGCGCGGGCTCCTCACCGAGGCGGGATTCGCCATCGAGGAGGAGGAGACGGTGTCCTACGCCCCCTCCAGCGCACAGGCCGATCCCGAGATCCAACTGTTCTTCACCTGTCGCAGGACCGACTGA
- a CDS encoding ATP-binding SpoIIE family protein phosphatase: MDPKTSELFDAARESVRERTAVLERVRFLNGAATRIGASMDMRRIVRELVGSVVPHLADAATVHLLDALLPGPHLDVELPDAVGSLTAPLRRVAVVHSDYQAELWRTVVPEDQVHVMPPSNPVHRAMAEASPVVVPRIDDEIAAMLDRTHTTGDLTPLIIDRSLLALPLTVRGRVLGAVVLLRDPDRPIFDEVDTLMAEQLAIQTGLALDNAHMYRSEADATDALQRAMLPALPPRLSCADITHRYRSSSHIAQVGGDWFDAIPLSGSRVVFVVGDVMGHGLHSAAAMGQFRTAVQTLAALDLPPEQVLRHLDDLALRLGEDYLATCLYCVYDPVARLCTMANAGHVPPVLVRQGRGAEPVNLPTGAPIGVGGVAFESADVRVHDGDVLLLCTDGLVEARGRNIEKGMAALCAAAERPLPLEELGDTILTDLRTDDQEDDVALLLARLRGVPSHHVAHWLMEPRPTTPSRVRRLIRATLASWDLEEHTDVAELLATELVTNAVRYAQGPIGVRMLRTDALLFEVSDEDQHRPVLRRSADTDEGGRGLQLVSRLAHRWGASGKTPGKVVWFELDLDDV, encoded by the coding sequence ATGGATCCCAAGACCTCGGAGCTCTTCGACGCGGCACGCGAGTCCGTCCGTGAGCGCACCGCCGTGTTGGAGCGTGTGCGGTTCCTCAACGGGGCCGCCACGCGCATCGGGGCCAGCATGGACATGCGCAGGATCGTCCGTGAGCTGGTCGGATCCGTGGTTCCGCACCTGGCCGACGCCGCGACGGTGCACCTGCTCGACGCCCTGCTGCCCGGACCGCACCTGGACGTGGAGCTGCCCGACGCCGTGGGATCGCTGACCGCGCCGCTGCGCCGGGTCGCGGTCGTGCACAGCGACTACCAGGCCGAGCTGTGGCGCACGGTCGTGCCGGAGGACCAGGTCCACGTCATGCCACCGTCCAACCCGGTCCACCGGGCGATGGCGGAGGCCTCCCCCGTCGTCGTGCCCCGCATCGACGACGAGATCGCCGCCATGCTCGACCGGACCCACACCACCGGCGACCTCACGCCCCTGATCATCGACCGGTCGCTGCTCGCCCTGCCGCTGACCGTGCGCGGCCGGGTGCTGGGCGCCGTCGTCCTGCTGCGCGACCCCGACCGCCCGATCTTCGACGAGGTCGACACGCTCATGGCCGAGCAGTTGGCGATCCAGACGGGGTTGGCGCTGGACAACGCCCACATGTACCGCTCCGAGGCCGACGCCACCGACGCCCTCCAGCGCGCGATGCTGCCCGCCCTGCCGCCGCGGCTCTCCTGCGCCGACATCACGCACCGCTACCGCAGCAGCAGCCACATCGCGCAGGTCGGCGGGGACTGGTTCGACGCCATCCCGCTCTCGGGCAGCCGGGTGGTGTTCGTCGTCGGCGACGTGATGGGCCACGGCCTGCACTCGGCGGCGGCCATGGGCCAGTTCCGCACGGCCGTGCAGACCCTGGCCGCCCTGGACCTGCCGCCGGAACAGGTCCTGCGCCACCTGGACGACCTGGCCCTGCGCCTGGGCGAGGACTACCTGGCCACGTGCCTGTACTGCGTCTACGACCCGGTGGCGCGGCTGTGCACGATGGCCAACGCCGGGCACGTCCCGCCCGTGCTGGTCCGGCAGGGGCGCGGGGCCGAGCCGGTCAATCTGCCCACGGGGGCGCCGATCGGCGTGGGCGGGGTCGCCTTCGAGTCGGCCGACGTACGCGTGCACGACGGCGACGTGCTGCTGCTGTGCACCGACGGCCTGGTCGAGGCGCGCGGGCGCAACATCGAGAAGGGCATGGCGGCGCTGTGCGCGGCCGCCGAGCGGCCGCTGCCGCTGGAGGAGCTGGGCGACACGATCCTCACCGACCTGCGCACGGACGACCAGGAGGACGACGTCGCTCTGCTGCTGGCCCGGCTGCGCGGCGTGCCCTCGCACCATGTCGCCCACTGGCTGATGGAACCGCGTCCGACCACGCCCTCGCGCGTGCGGAGGCTGATCCGCGCCACGCTCGCCTCGTGGGACCTGGAGGAGCACACCGACGTCGCCGAACTGCTGGCCACGGAGCTGGTCACCAACGCGGTCCGCTACGCCCAGGGCCCGATCGGGGTGCGGATGCTGCGTACCGACGCCCTGTTGTTCGAGGTCTCCGACGAGGACCAGCACCGCCCGGTGCTGCGCCGGTCCGCCGACACCGACGAGGGCGGCCGCGGTCTGCAGCTGGTGAGCCGGCTGGCCCACAGATGGGGCGCCTCCGGCAAGACCCCGGGCAAGGTGGTGTGGTTCGAGCTCGACCTCGACGACGTGTGA
- a CDS encoding ABC transporter permease yields the protein MSTVNALRAFGRNDLAGIRRDSMLRVLVFAPLVYAGIVRFALPPLTAVLDERYGFDLVPYHPLILSQFLMLGPAAILGALAGLMLLDEKDTGTLHALRVTPVPLSTFAAYRIATLILVCTLFVVLSLALSGYVPAAQLPGAALAGLCSGLTAALVAVLMALVADNKVEGLAVVRAVGMIVFGLPVLPWFVPGGWELLFGVLPSYWPAKIFWVVAGGGTLWPWLLAGLAVNGLALALLMRAFSRRNT from the coding sequence ATGAGCACCGTCAACGCGCTGCGGGCCTTCGGGCGCAACGACCTGGCCGGGATCCGCCGCGATTCCATGCTCCGGGTGCTGGTGTTCGCGCCGTTGGTCTACGCGGGCATCGTGCGGTTCGCGCTGCCACCGCTCACAGCCGTCCTGGACGAGCGCTACGGGTTCGACCTGGTGCCCTACCACCCGCTCATCCTGTCCCAGTTCCTGATGCTGGGACCCGCCGCCATCCTCGGCGCTCTGGCCGGACTGATGCTGCTGGACGAGAAGGACACCGGCACCCTGCACGCCCTGCGCGTCACGCCGGTGCCGCTGTCGACATTCGCCGCCTACCGGATCGCCACCCTCATCCTGGTGTGCACGCTGTTCGTGGTCCTGTCCTTGGCGCTGAGCGGCTACGTTCCGGCCGCGCAACTGCCCGGTGCCGCCCTGGCCGGGCTGTGCTCGGGCCTGACGGCCGCCCTCGTGGCGGTGCTCATGGCCCTGGTGGCCGACAACAAGGTCGAAGGGCTGGCCGTGGTCCGCGCGGTCGGGATGATCGTCTTCGGCCTGCCCGTCCTGCCCTGGTTCGTCCCGGGCGGGTGGGAACTCCTGTTCGGCGTACTGCCCTCGTACTGGCCAGCGAAGATCTTCTGGGTGGTGGCCGGGGGCGGCACGCTGTGGCCGTGGCTGCTCGCCGGACTCGCTGTCAACGGCCTGGCCCTGGCCCTGCTGATGCGCGCCTTCTCCCGGCGCAACACCTGA
- a CDS encoding fluoroquinolone export ABC transporter permease subunit — MTGHADFPATPPAPTMAGFGSALRLELRLQWRYGFLYAAAFSAALWLVVLFPIPDAYRDVVAPLVLFGDLTIVAFFFIAGALFFEKNERTLFAVVVSPLRFGIYLSAKLLTLTLLSVVLSFAIVLPVHGFGFSVLPMLTGVLVTAVLLLLLSFVTAVPYSSITDWLMPSTFWLGLVNVPLLHYAGLWEHPVVYLIPTQGSLILLGSAFGRLDPAPWEYAYAVGYQLVWIGALALLARRLFDRYVVAGEGT; from the coding sequence ATGACCGGGCACGCGGACTTCCCGGCGACACCTCCCGCTCCGACCATGGCCGGATTCGGCAGCGCCCTGCGCCTGGAACTGCGCCTGCAGTGGCGCTACGGCTTCCTCTACGCCGCCGCCTTCTCCGCCGCGCTCTGGCTTGTCGTGCTGTTCCCGATCCCGGACGCCTACCGGGACGTGGTCGCCCCGCTGGTGCTCTTCGGCGACCTGACCATCGTGGCGTTCTTCTTCATCGCGGGTGCCCTCTTCTTCGAGAAGAACGAGCGCACCCTCTTCGCCGTGGTCGTCTCGCCCCTGCGGTTCGGCATCTACCTGTCCGCCAAACTCCTCACGCTGACGCTGCTGAGCGTGGTGCTCAGCTTCGCCATCGTCCTGCCGGTCCACGGGTTCGGCTTCTCCGTCCTCCCCATGCTGACGGGCGTGCTGGTCACGGCGGTGCTCCTGCTGCTACTGAGTTTCGTCACGGCCGTGCCCTACTCCTCCATCACCGACTGGCTGATGCCGTCCACTTTCTGGCTGGGGCTGGTGAACGTGCCGCTGCTGCACTACGCGGGGCTGTGGGAGCACCCCGTGGTGTACCTGATTCCCACCCAGGGCTCGCTCATCCTGCTGGGCTCGGCCTTCGGCCGGCTCGATCCCGCACCGTGGGAGTACGCCTACGCGGTCGGCTACCAACTGGTGTGGATCGGCGCCCTGGCGCTGCTGGCCCGCCGACTGTTCGACCGCTACGTCGTCGCGGGGGAGGGCACATGA
- a CDS encoding ABC transporter ATP-binding protein — protein sequence MAQTRASGVTPVPSVGTEHVIDVSDLTYTYPKGTEPAVREMSFSVAQGEVFGFLGPSGAGKSTTQKILIGLLSGARGDVHVWGRAPRDRGQEYYQRIGVSFELPNHYQKLTALENLEFFASLYSVPTEDPMALLRRVGLDEAAHTRVGRFSKGMQSRLTFVRALLNRPELVFLDEPTTGLDPRNARVVKDMIAELRDQGRTVFMTTHSMETAEELCDRVAFVVDGRIAALDSPAELKLARSRRRVRVAYRGGDGSLESADFPMDGMADDPDLLTVLRERRVESIHSQEADLNDVFVEVTGRSLS from the coding sequence ATGGCCCAGACCAGGGCGTCGGGAGTGACCCCGGTGCCGTCCGTGGGCACCGAGCACGTCATCGACGTCTCGGACCTCACCTACACCTACCCCAAGGGCACCGAACCGGCGGTCCGGGAGATGAGCTTCTCCGTCGCCCAGGGGGAGGTCTTCGGATTCCTCGGCCCGAGCGGAGCCGGAAAGTCCACCACCCAGAAGATCCTCATCGGCCTGCTCTCGGGGGCCCGGGGCGACGTGCACGTCTGGGGCCGCGCGCCCCGCGACCGGGGCCAGGAGTACTACCAGCGCATCGGCGTCTCCTTCGAGCTGCCCAACCACTACCAGAAGCTCACCGCGCTGGAGAACCTGGAGTTCTTCGCCTCCCTGTACTCGGTGCCCACCGAGGACCCGATGGCCCTGCTGCGCCGGGTCGGGCTGGACGAGGCCGCGCACACCCGCGTCGGCCGCTTCTCCAAGGGCATGCAGTCCCGGCTCACCTTCGTGCGCGCCCTGCTGAACCGCCCCGAGCTGGTCTTCCTCGACGAGCCCACCACCGGCCTGGACCCGCGCAACGCCCGAGTGGTCAAGGACATGATCGCCGAACTGCGCGACCAGGGCCGCACGGTCTTCATGACCACGCACAGTATGGAGACCGCCGAGGAGCTGTGCGACCGCGTGGCCTTCGTCGTGGACGGACGCATCGCCGCCCTGGACTCCCCGGCCGAACTCAAACTCGCCCGCAGCCGGCGCCGCGTCCGAGTGGCCTACCGCGGTGGCGACGGCTCCCTGGAGAGCGCGGATTTCCCCATGGACGGCATGGCCGACGACCCCGACCTGCTCACCGTCCTGCGCGAACGGCGGGTGGAGTCGATCCACAGCCAGGAGGCCGACCTCAACGACGTGTTCGTCGAAGTGACCGGTCGGAGCCTGTCATGA
- a CDS encoding GbsR/MarR family transcriptional regulator gives MAHEESEEERRAFAQELGRFFEDRGLPRMEGRVLGWLVVCVPDHQSAEQLTEALGASRGAISMAMRLLQRADAVERVTVPGSRRHYYRLRPGLWRQEIDRRVEEAATVRALTADGLRRLSGTSAASDGDLARLRDMHEMYAFLEGGYAHLRDTWRERESREHPGPASTNEGEQEWPRPGRRE, from the coding sequence ATGGCCCACGAGGAGTCGGAGGAGGAACGCCGGGCGTTCGCCCAGGAACTCGGCAGGTTCTTCGAGGACCGGGGCCTGCCCCGGATGGAGGGCCGCGTCCTGGGCTGGCTGGTCGTGTGCGTCCCCGACCACCAGTCGGCCGAGCAGCTCACCGAAGCCCTCGGTGCCAGCCGCGGCGCGATCAGCATGGCGATGCGCCTGCTCCAGCGCGCCGACGCGGTCGAGCGCGTCACCGTCCCCGGCTCGCGCCGCCACTACTACCGCCTGCGCCCCGGCCTCTGGCGCCAGGAGATCGACCGGCGCGTCGAGGAGGCCGCCACAGTGCGCGCCCTCACCGCCGACGGCCTGCGCCGGCTCTCCGGAACCTCCGCCGCCTCCGACGGCGACCTCGCGCGCCTGCGCGACATGCACGAGATGTACGCCTTCCTCGAAGGCGGCTACGCCCACCTGCGCGACACCTGGCGCGAGCGCGAGTCCCGGGAGCACCCCGGCCCCGCCTCGACGAACGAAGGGGAACAGGAATGGCCCAGACCAGGGCGTCGGGAGTGA
- a CDS encoding DUF305 domain-containing protein — MTFLQRALVPAAAAAATALLLTACGSAEDATEPADAASEGAAAEFNDADVAFAQEMIPHHEQAVEMADLAESRAGDEVGDLAEEIAAAQGPEIEQMTALLESWGEAPMADMEGGGHGDMPGMMSDEEMAELEEAEGEEFDTLFLEMMVLHHEGAITMAETEIEEGLDPEARELAEGIFEVQHAEIEQMNTMLDQSGGN, encoded by the coding sequence ATGACCTTCCTTCAGCGCGCCCTGGTGCCCGCGGCCGCCGCGGCGGCCACCGCCCTGCTCCTGACCGCCTGCGGTTCGGCGGAGGACGCGACCGAACCCGCCGACGCCGCGTCCGAGGGGGCCGCGGCCGAGTTCAACGACGCCGACGTCGCCTTCGCCCAGGAGATGATCCCGCACCACGAACAGGCCGTCGAGATGGCCGACCTGGCCGAGTCGCGGGCCGGGGACGAGGTCGGCGACCTGGCCGAGGAGATCGCCGCGGCCCAGGGGCCCGAGATCGAGCAGATGACCGCGCTCCTGGAGTCCTGGGGCGAGGCCCCGATGGCGGACATGGAGGGCGGCGGCCACGGCGACATGCCCGGCATGATGTCGGACGAGGAGATGGCCGAGCTGGAGGAGGCCGAGGGCGAGGAGTTCGACACCCTCTTCCTGGAGATGATGGTCCTCCACCACGAGGGCGCCATCACCATGGCCGAGACCGAGATCGAGGAGGGCCTCGACCCCGAGGCCCGGGAGCTGGCCGAGGGCATCTTCGAGGTCCAGCACGCCGAGATCGAGCAGATGAACACGATGCTGGACCAGAGCGGCGGCAACTGA
- a CDS encoding Fur family transcriptional regulator, which produces MGRYDHAVLRALGRDPRFRGAQEVHAVIATPRTQERPPSLSTIYRTLRRLAAEGVLDTVHSADGERLYRLCGSTSQHHHLLCRICGEVEEVPEMVELPPLVERIGGTSGFGSLDYSFELSGVCPECAP; this is translated from the coding sequence ATGGGACGCTACGACCACGCGGTCCTGCGCGCGCTGGGGCGCGACCCCCGGTTCCGGGGCGCGCAGGAGGTCCACGCCGTCATCGCCACACCCCGCACCCAGGAGCGCCCGCCGAGCCTGTCCACCATCTACCGCACGCTGCGCCGCCTGGCCGCCGAGGGCGTCCTGGACACCGTCCACTCCGCCGACGGCGAGCGCCTGTACCGCCTGTGCGGCAGCACCTCGCAGCACCACCACCTGCTGTGCCGCATCTGCGGCGAGGTGGAGGAGGTCCCCGAGATGGTGGAGCTCCCGCCCCTGGTGGAGCGGATCGGGGGCACCAGCGGGTTCGGTTCGCTCGACTACTCCTTCGAACTGTCCGGCGTGTGCCCGGAGTGCGCCCCCTGA
- a CDS encoding class I SAM-dependent methyltransferase: MPAHHDDYARSAEFIDVMIAGWWEAFGAHVAEAVASMKGAEGPVVDVGAGGGPGTRVLLDTLPEAEVIAVEPSPALRAVLLSRAADPFWGGGRVTVHGEDLLSARLPERLGGLLAMNVLGHFTPHQRARIWTMLADRLAPGSAALVNLLPPHEPATIERVVMSELTVGRRDYKGWSAAVPTGPESVRWSMTYEVHEAGEPVWSTDVDYDWWCLTGEGLRAEAARHGLEAAPTGPDEAGLFLLRHGAGAGA; encoded by the coding sequence ATGCCCGCACACCACGACGACTACGCGCGCTCGGCCGAGTTCATCGACGTCATGATCGCCGGCTGGTGGGAGGCCTTCGGCGCCCACGTGGCCGAGGCGGTCGCGTCGATGAAGGGCGCCGAGGGGCCCGTCGTCGACGTCGGCGCGGGCGGCGGACCCGGCACACGAGTGCTTCTGGACACCCTCCCCGAGGCGGAGGTCATCGCGGTCGAGCCCTCGCCCGCCCTGCGCGCGGTCCTGCTCTCCCGCGCGGCCGACCCCTTCTGGGGCGGCGGCCGGGTGACCGTCCACGGCGAGGACCTGCTCTCCGCGCGCCTGCCCGAGCGCCTCGGCGGACTCCTGGCCATGAACGTCCTCGGCCACTTCACCCCGCACCAGCGCGCGAGGATCTGGACGATGCTCGCCGACCGTCTGGCACCGGGCTCGGCCGCGCTCGTCAACCTGCTCCCGCCCCACGAGCCGGCCACCATCGAACGCGTGGTCATGAGCGAGCTGACCGTGGGACGCCGCGACTACAAGGGCTGGAGCGCCGCCGTGCCCACCGGCCCCGAGAGCGTGCGCTGGAGCATGACCTACGAGGTGCACGAGGCCGGCGAGCCGGTCTGGTCCACCGACGTGGACTACGACTGGTGGTGCCTGACAGGCGAGGGCCTGCGTGCCGAGGCCGCCCGCCACGGCCTGGAGGCCGCCCCGACCGGCCCCGACGAGGCCGGCCTGTTCCTCCTGCGGCACGGCGCGGGCGCCGGGGCCTGA
- a CDS encoding DMT family transporter: MLGLVYGCAAGAAYAGYLFLSRLGGGSGHTATPVCVATLAGALSAGVLGAWWSGIDLASPAPGAWGRLALPALTGQVLTWILVGAALPRLAPRPGAAVLVLPPVLAVGAGALLLGERAAPVQLAGCALVVAAVWTSERAARIARRS, encoded by the coding sequence GTGCTGGGCCTGGTCTACGGCTGCGCGGCGGGTGCGGCCTACGCGGGCTACCTGTTCCTGTCCCGTCTGGGCGGGGGCAGCGGGCACACCGCCACCCCGGTGTGCGTGGCGACCCTGGCGGGAGCACTGTCGGCGGGCGTGCTGGGCGCGTGGTGGAGCGGGATCGACCTGGCCTCGCCGGCCCCGGGGGCGTGGGGCCGGCTGGCCCTGCCGGCCCTGACCGGACAGGTGCTGACCTGGATCCTGGTGGGTGCGGCCCTGCCCCGCCTGGCACCGAGGCCGGGGGCGGCGGTGCTGGTCCTGCCGCCCGTGCTCGCGGTCGGCGCGGGCGCGCTGCTGCTGGGCGAGCGCGCCGCACCGGTCCAACTGGCCGGGTGCGCCCTGGTCGTGGCGGCGGTGTGGACGTCCGAGCGCGCGGCACGCATCGCGCGTCGCAGTTAG